A stretch of the Panicum virgatum strain AP13 chromosome 9N, P.virgatum_v5, whole genome shotgun sequence genome encodes the following:
- the LOC120688234 gene encoding glucan endo-1,3-beta-D-glucosidase-like — MGSQEHPASNAKCKQSPASLTGRHPLDSTRTRRASSHLYKGMGEPAGRAPRLIGLHGSSSSSSKMGAQSPASLLLFSMGLVLLCFTSAGVADAQKTWCVAKPSASNQVLLLNLNYACSQVSCAVIQKGGPCYYPDNLVSRAAVAMNLYYAANGRHPWNCYFNNSALVVRSDPSYGSCTYY; from the exons ATGGGGTCACAAGAGCATCCAGCAAGCAATGCAAAGTGCAAGCAAAGTCCCGCGTCACTCACTGGTAGACACCCACTCGACTCTACTCGAACAAGGCGGGCATCTTCTCATCTTTATAAAGGAATGGGAGAACCTGCAGGCAGAGCACCCCGTCTGATCGGCCTCcacggctccagctccagctccagcaagATGGGAGCTCAGTCACCGGCGTCGCTGCTGCTCTTCTCCATGGGGCTTGTGCTCCTCTGCTTCACCTCAG CAGGTGTCGCGGATGCGCAGAAGACGTGGTGCGTCGCCAAGCCCTCGGCCTCCAACCAGGTCCTGCTGCTGAACCTCAACTACGCGTGCTCCCAGGTGAGCTGCGCCGTGATCCAGAAGGGCGGGCCGTGCTACTACCCGGACAACCTGGtgtcccgcgccgccgtcgccatgaaCCTCTACTACGCCGCCAACGGCAGGCACCCCTGGAACTGCTACTTCAACAACTCGGCGCTCGTGGTGCGGTCCGATCCCAGCTACGGATCCTGCACCTACTACTAG
- the LOC120688232 gene encoding protein NLP7-like: MASSAPAPQPQPQPLPKPTRVSLSYEEISKLFSLPIAEAASILGVCTSVLKRICRSYGIVRWPYRKLVSGKAGDDTKGPEREKAKELLELSKIAKQKAFSPSGSPVVSTSTSQGAAKSQQGSSKAGQLSVSPPAVKQNASASLAHGSQAKAIPSYMDGFKYGFPSSGLSCETMKWWGGSSDSDCAPTKDGSCEAHGEASKGMTDDDELDWGADEAEAEADGAVTAEASAQLCSLRRKAVDDGRKLLNGDTSRGQDFSRLNKRQKLALAQVFGASLPDVVLVFSE, encoded by the exons ATGGCCTCCAGCGCCCCGGCGCCCCAGCCCCAGCCCCAGCCCCTGCCAAAGCCCACCAGGGTCTCGCTGTCCTACGAGGAGATCTCCAAGCTCTTCTCGCTCCCCATCGCCGAGGCAGCCTCCATCCTCG GAGTCTGCACCAGTGTCTTGAAGAGGATTTGCCGCAGCTACGGGATTGTTAGGTGGCCGTATCGAAAG CTTGTTTCTGGGAAAGCTGGTGACGACACAAAAGGTCCTGAAAGAGAGAAAGCCAAGGAGCTTCTGGAGTTGTCAAAAATTGCAAAACAAAAGGCTTTCAGCCCATCTGGTTCACCAGTAGT GTCAACGAGCACTTCCCAAGGAGCGGCAAAATCTCAACAGGGCAGTTCTAAGGCAGGCCAACTCTCGGTTTCACCCCCAGCAGTTAAACAGAATGCGTCAGCTAGCTTGGCGCATGGTAGCCAAGCCAAAGCCATTCCTAGCTACATGGATGGTTTCAAGTACGGATTCCCATCATCTGGCTTGTCCTGTGAAACTATGAAATGGTGGGGCGGGAGCAGTGACTCAGACTGTGCCCCCACCAAAGATGGAAGCTGTGAAGCCCATGGCGAGGCATCAAAGGGCATGACTGATGATGATGAGTTGGACTGGGGAGCAGAtgaggcggaggctgaggcTGATGGTGCTGTTACAGCAGAAGCGTCGGCACAGCTGTGCTCGCTGAGAAGGAAAGCAGTAGACGACGGGCGCAAGCTATTGAATGGAGACACCAGCAGGGGACAAGACTTTTCTAGACTGAACAAGAGGCAGAAGCTGGCGCTAGCCCAGGTATTTGGGGCTTCACTGCCGGATGTTGTACTTGTGTTTAGTGAGTGA
- the LOC120688699 gene encoding AT-hook motif nuclear-localized protein 23-like, whose translation MASKTTAARTTTGRHHHPPRRRSVPSGPPVVIAQHECPSAMRAHVLEVPPGRDVLSCVSAFARRGRRGALVLGAAGSVADVVLRDPAALVLRGTMEILGLAGCFFPFPSPGSAGTAVFLAGPRGTVLGGAVAPGGLVAAGPVVVVVATFVAAALDQARHPLPQSPRVLLRATSGAPPPSSRSPSGRLPHKQRNAMADGQAAHEHLRPVIPIEQGNARDKQRSFHQICPLAAMDGLRGLRPPPSAMEGTGSATVGNSSP comes from the exons ATGGCCTCCAAGACCAccgcggcgaggacgacgacgggccgccaccaccacccgccGCGGCGCAGGTCCGTGCCCAGCGGGCCGCCGGTGGTGATCGCGCAGCACGAGTGCCCCAGCGCGATGCGCGCCCACGTCCTGGAGGTGCCCCCGGGCCGCGACGTCCTCTCGTGCGTCTCCGCGttcgcgcggcgcgggcggcggggcgcgctgGTGCTGGGCGCGGCCGGCAGCGTCGCCGACGTCGTGCTCCGAGATCCCGCCGCGCTGGTGCTCCGCGGCACCATGGAGATACTGGGCCTGGCCGGCTGCTTCTTCCCTTTCCCGAGCCCCGGCTCGGCGGGGACGGCGGTGTTCCTGGCAGGGCCGCGGGGCACCGTCCTGGGCGGCGCCGTCGCGCCGGGAGGGCTGGTGGCCGCCGGGCCGGTGGTGGTCGTGGTGGCCACGTttgtcgcggcggcgctggaccaag CTCGCCATCCTCTCCCGCAGTCCCCGCGCGTCCTCCTGCGCGCAACTTCCGGAGCTCCTCCGCCCTCCTCCCGCTCGCCCTCCGGCCGCTTGCCGCACAAGCAAAGAAACGCGATGGCCGACGGGCAAGCAGCACACGAGCACCTACGACCTGTGATCCCAATTGAGCAAGGAAACGCGAGGGACAAGCAGCGCAGCTTCCACCAAATCTGCCCGCTCGCCGCCATGGATGGGCTCCGcggcctccggccgccgccctccgccatgGAGGGAACGGGATCTGCTACCGTGGGCAACTCATCTCCCTGA
- the LOC120688022 gene encoding mitogen-activated protein kinase kinase 9-like, with protein sequence MALAREKRLPPLHLSLNVPSRPAVQEPAFRHANPPLAAPPSASSTPLARSSQFRLADFDRLAVLGRGNGGTVYKVRHRETGALYALKVLHQGDAAEADILGRTASPFVVRCHSVLPAASGDVALLLELADGGSLDSVRSRRGAFPEAALAEAAAQALSGLAYLHARRIVHLDIKPANLLATAVGEVKVADFGIAKVLSRAGDHCTSYVGTAAYMSPERFDPEAHGGHYDPCAADVWSLGVTVLELLVGRYPLLPAGQQPNWAALMCAICFGEPPALPDGAASPELRSFVAACLQKDYRKRASVAELLAHPFVAGRDVTRSRRALRELVAEA encoded by the coding sequence ATGGCTCTAGCAAGAGAGAAGAGGCTCCCGCCGCTCCACCTCTCGCTCAACGTCCCGTCCCGCCCCGCCGTCCAGGAGCCGGCCTTCCGGCACGCCAATCctcccctcgccgcgccgccgtccgcgtcgTCGACCCCGCTGGCCCGGTCGAGCCAGTTCCGCCTCGCCGATTTCGACCGGCTCGCCGTCCTGGGCCGCGGGAACGGCGGCACCGTGTACAAGGTGCGCCACCGCGAGACGGGCGCGCTCTACGCGCTCAAGGTCCTGCACCAGGGCGACGCCGCCGAGGCGGACATCCTCGGACGCACCGCCTCGCCGTTCGTGGTCCGGTGCCACTCCGTCCTGCCGGCCGCGTCGGGCGACGTCGCGCTGCTCCtcgagctggcggacggcgGGTCGCTGGACTCCGTCAGGAGCCGCCGCGGGGCGTTCCCGGAGGCGGCGCTcgctgaggcggcggcgcaggcgctgtCCGGCCTGGCCTACCTCCACGCCCGCCGCATCGTGCACCTCGACATCAAGCCGGCGAACCTCCTCGCCACCGCGGTCGGGGAGGTCAAGGTTGCCGACTTCGGCATCGCCAAGGTCCTCTCCCGCGCCGGCGACCACTGCACGTCCTACGTGGGCACCGCCGCGTACATGAGCCCGGAGCGCTTCGACCCGGAGGCGCACGGCGGGCACTAcgacccctgcgccgccgacgTGTGGAGCCTCGGGGTCACCGTGCTGGAGCTCCTCGTGGGCCGCTACCCGCTACTCCCCGCCGGGCAGCAGCCCAACTGGGCGGCGCTCATGTGTGCCATCTGCTTCGGCGAGCCCCCCGCGCTGCCCGACGGCGCCGCGTCACCGGAGCTCCGGAGTTTCGTCGCCGCCTGCCTGCAGAAGGACTACCGCAAGAGGGCGTCCGTCGCGGAGCTGCTTGCCCACCCGTTCGTCGCCGGGAGGGACGTGACGAGGTCGAGGCGCGCGCTCCGAGAGCTGGTCGCCGAGGCCTAG
- the LOC120690179 gene encoding alpha carbonic anhydrase 8-like isoform X2, with product MPRRPAPAAATTCRRPSPRPGLASPPPAAQPAQGRWHGLCSPRRPDNRIRAPASSSTCLLAVPVPVPVRPRLPASPPPPPRASATSCRPRPRRALCSSPPGQPVYLRSGSPVSLRQSSEYDQAAK from the exons ATGCCGAGGAgaccggcgcccgcggcggcgacgacatGCCGGCGGCCTTCGCCGCGTCctggcctcgcctcgccgcctcctGCCGCGCAGCCGGCGCAGGGGCGCTGGCACGGCCTCTGCTCTCCGCGCCGCCCGGACAACCGGATCCGcgccccggcctcctcctcaacaTGCCTCCTCGCCGTCCCCGTTCCCGTCCCCGTGCGCCCGCGGCTGCCTgccagcccacctcctcctccacgcgcCTCCGCGACGTCTTGTCGTCCCCGTCCCCGGCGCGCCCTCTGCTCCTCGCCGCCCGGACAACCAG TTTATTTACGTTCAGGTAGCCCTGTGTCTCTCCGTCAAAGTTCTGAATATGATCAG GCTGCAAAATAA
- the LOC120690179 gene encoding uncharacterized protein LOC120690179 isoform X1 codes for MLIRRGGGRCASRGKQEGANLDERHGRQAPSIRRAHKPAFVQEFGKNYLMRNRRQLGSLVRHFFLPDRGTAVSRKHVLPQVNACHAKKKREKSTSQRSSRKQSCKTTHQVKSRRKLQPLDIGFYRLVMYAPMAGLTTVMRSHHLDVSQHAQFGIKKIAMFCSGILQLLIIDWLRAKHRFLL; via the exons ATGCTTATCAG ACGAGGTGGAGGCCGCTGCGCGAGCCGAGGCAAACAAGAAGGTGCTAATCTTGATGAGCGGCACGGGCGGCAGGCACCGAGCATCCGCCGAGCCCATAAGCCTGCCTTCGTCCAAGAGTTCGGCAAGAACTACCTG ATGAGAAACAGAAGGCAGCTAGGTAGTTTGGTAAGGCATTTTTTTTTGCCTGACAGGGGCACTGCAGTATCAAG GAAACATGTCCTACCTCAAGTAAATGCATGCCatgccaaaaaaaagagagagaaaagcaCCAGCCAGCGCAGCAGCAG GAAACAAAGCTGTAAGACCACTCACCAAGTAAAGTCAAGGAGGAAACTCCAACCACTTGATATTGGCTTCTATCGATTAGTAATGTATGCTCCTATGGCAGGACTCACCACG GTTATGAGAAGCCATCACCTTGATGTGAGTCAGCATGCTCAGTTTGGAATAAAGAAAATAGctatgttctgttctggaattTTGCAGCTGTTGATTATAGATTGGTTGCGTGCCaagcatcggttcttgctctaa